One Vallitalea pronyensis genomic region harbors:
- a CDS encoding LrgB family protein: MKEILTHDVLFGLAITIIMYKIGVMVNKKLGVIANSLLIAMIGIIGVLLAFDIPFDAYNQGGSIISGFINPATVALALPLYKNFDLVKKYFHIISISVISGILASTLSVMGLSYLFHVGAAIKQSLIPKTVTTAIALPLSESVGGILSLTVIAVIMTGIVGTIFGPVLFKLLKVKHPIAQGVALGTSSHAIGTSKAVEIGQEVGAISSISLILAGVMMTILIEII; this comes from the coding sequence ATGAAAGAAATACTAACGCATGATGTTCTGTTTGGGTTAGCCATCACGATTATCATGTATAAGATTGGCGTTATGGTCAATAAAAAATTGGGTGTAATAGCAAACAGCTTATTAATCGCAATGATTGGCATCATAGGTGTTTTACTTGCTTTTGATATTCCCTTCGACGCATATAATCAAGGCGGAAGTATCATCAGTGGATTTATTAATCCAGCTACAGTTGCTCTAGCACTACCCCTCTATAAAAACTTTGATTTGGTTAAAAAATACTTCCATATCATATCCATATCGGTTATATCCGGCATCTTGGCATCAACACTATCGGTTATGGGTTTATCTTACTTGTTTCATGTGGGTGCTGCAATCAAACAATCCCTCATACCCAAAACAGTGACAACAGCTATTGCACTGCCTTTGTCAGAAAGTGTGGGAGGCATTCTTAGTCTTACGGTAATAGCCGTCATCATGACGGGCATTGTTGGTACCATTTTTGGACCGGTACTTTTTAAGCTATTGAAGGTAAAACATCCAATAGCACAAGGGGTTGCATTAGGGACAAGCTCCCACGCAATCGGTACATCAAAAGCAGTAGAGATTGGTCAAGAAGTTGGAGCCATCAGTAGTATATCTTTGATTTTGGCAGGTGTCATGATGACCATTCTTATTGAAATCATTTAA
- a CDS encoding CidA/LrgA family protein: MNVLIQFSFIIILLKIGQVIQYYINPLINIPEAILALVILFLLLQFKKVRMSQMKEISDILLDNMALFFVPLGVRIMTQMELLSSNITAILAIVILSTIITFITTSLVAKLMMALHQQAKERRSLHERNTNA; the protein is encoded by the coding sequence ATGAATGTGCTGATACAGTTTTCCTTTATTATTATCCTGTTAAAAATAGGCCAAGTTATTCAATACTACATCAACCCATTAATCAATATTCCAGAAGCTATATTAGCATTAGTCATCCTTTTTTTGTTATTACAATTTAAAAAAGTACGCATGAGTCAAATGAAGGAAATCAGTGATATCTTATTGGATAATATGGCATTATTTTTTGTTCCTTTAGGGGTTAGAATCATGACGCAGATGGAGCTTTTGTCAAGTAATATTACAGCCATCCTAGCCATCGTCATTCTATCAACAATCATAACATTTATAACCACATCATTGGTGGCAAAGCTTATGATGGCACTGCATCAGCAGGCGAAGGAAAGAAGGTCTTTACATGAAAGAAATACTAACGCATGA
- a CDS encoding PocR ligand-binding domain-containing protein encodes MKNNLSRLEYIINMDKFQKIQDDIAEATEMAVLTVDYKGAPITKHSRCSDFCTLIRSHPQYAKLCQKCDARGGLEAVRTQKPYIYICHFGLIDFAVPIMVHDQYLGAIMAGQVFIKHDENKKNLENIVNAQYDKVHCEWEHDFHKLRKKIPIMTLQKVQAISNMLFHMSNYLVNEAVLKISLNELNEKMRYMGKEQFRPQDVLPHDFMPNPNHDDVEHHEREDINLLIKPALHYIHEHYAKKLYLEDIASLCNISPSYCSKLFKRETGDSFSTYVNKVKIEKAKVLLQTTKQPVLNIAYDLGFEDCGYFIKVFKKMVDLTPAVYRKKVKGKNYL; translated from the coding sequence GTGAAAAACAATTTATCACGGTTGGAGTACATTATAAACATGGATAAGTTTCAAAAAATCCAAGATGATATTGCTGAAGCAACTGAAATGGCTGTATTAACCGTTGACTATAAAGGTGCTCCTATAACAAAGCATAGCAGGTGCAGCGATTTTTGTACATTGATTCGAAGTCATCCTCAATATGCAAAACTATGCCAAAAATGTGATGCACGAGGTGGCTTAGAAGCTGTTCGAACCCAAAAACCCTATATTTATATATGCCATTTTGGCTTGATTGATTTTGCAGTACCCATTATGGTACATGATCAGTACCTGGGAGCCATCATGGCAGGCCAAGTGTTTATTAAGCATGATGAAAACAAAAAGAATCTTGAGAACATTGTTAATGCGCAATACGATAAAGTTCATTGTGAATGGGAACATGATTTTCACAAACTCCGTAAAAAAATACCCATTATGACGTTACAAAAGGTACAAGCTATTTCCAACATGCTGTTTCATATGAGTAACTATCTTGTTAATGAAGCTGTGTTAAAAATATCCTTAAATGAACTCAATGAAAAAATGCGATATATGGGTAAAGAGCAATTTAGGCCACAAGATGTATTACCTCATGATTTCATGCCTAACCCTAACCATGATGATGTAGAGCACCACGAAAGGGAGGATATTAACCTTCTTATTAAACCAGCCTTACACTATATTCATGAGCATTATGCCAAGAAACTATATCTTGAAGACATTGCATCTTTATGTAACATAAGTCCAAGCTATTGTAGTAAACTATTTAAACGTGAAACAGGGGATAGTTTTTCAACTTACGTGAATAAAGTAAAAATTGAAAAAGCCAAAGTGTTATTACAAACAACGAAGCAACCGGTTTTAAATATTGCTTATGACTTGGGTTTTGAAGATTGCGGCTACTTCATTAAGGTATTCAAAAAAATGGTTGATTTAACTCCAGCAGTCTATAGAAAAAAGGTTAAAGGAAAGAATTACCTTTAA